From a single Planococcus shenhongbingii genomic region:
- a CDS encoding acetyl-CoA hydrolase/transferase family protein, translated as MTKLLNPQEVIGLIDQEADIIIPIANGEPVRLLDILEENVDKLQGVKIHQMLALRSRPYIQGEYEQLKHVSYFLSGATRKVYQQAKMELVPNNFHEVPRMLQKVTKMSMIMTVASPMDEHGYFTFGTQADYVSEFVGKVPFILEVNDQMPRTYGRNQIHISQIAGFVEHNAPLTEEQTAAVSDKDLLIAASVIEDIKDGDTLQIGIGSVPNAVISMLKDHRHLGIHTEMLPDGIVDLVKAGAVDGTRKFTNPGKIVATFAYGSKKLYDFIDNNPVVEFLPVSIVNDPREIAKEKNIVSINATTEVDLFGQCASETVGGKYYSSSGGQIDFARGVRFAENGKGYICMQSTAKNETISRIKLQLAPGSVVTTGKNDVDSIVTEYGIARLHGVSISERAKRLIAIAHPNFREELLFDAKKNGIII; from the coding sequence ATGACGAAATTGCTGAATCCTCAAGAAGTAATTGGATTGATTGATCAAGAGGCGGACATTATTATTCCCATCGCAAATGGCGAACCGGTCCGTCTGCTAGATATATTGGAAGAAAACGTGGACAAATTACAGGGCGTGAAAATTCATCAGATGCTGGCTCTGCGTAGCCGCCCATATATCCAAGGTGAATACGAGCAGCTTAAGCACGTTTCCTATTTTCTGAGCGGCGCAACCCGAAAAGTCTATCAGCAAGCGAAAATGGAGCTTGTTCCCAATAATTTCCATGAAGTTCCGCGCATGCTTCAGAAAGTGACAAAAATGTCGATGATTATGACGGTAGCTTCTCCAATGGATGAGCATGGCTACTTTACATTCGGTACACAAGCGGACTACGTCTCAGAGTTTGTCGGCAAAGTGCCATTTATCTTGGAGGTCAATGATCAAATGCCAAGGACTTACGGACGCAATCAAATCCACATCAGCCAAATTGCCGGCTTTGTGGAACATAATGCGCCATTGACTGAAGAACAAACGGCTGCGGTGAGTGATAAAGATTTATTGATCGCTGCCTCCGTCATCGAAGACATTAAAGACGGCGATACGCTGCAAATTGGAATCGGTTCTGTGCCAAATGCAGTCATCTCGATGTTGAAGGACCATCGCCATCTCGGCATCCATACGGAAATGCTTCCGGACGGCATCGTAGATCTTGTTAAAGCGGGAGCAGTCGATGGTACTCGGAAGTTCACGAACCCGGGAAAAATTGTGGCGACGTTCGCGTATGGATCAAAGAAATTATACGACTTTATCGACAACAACCCGGTAGTCGAATTCCTGCCGGTGAGCATTGTGAATGATCCGCGTGAAATTGCTAAAGAAAAAAATATCGTTTCCATTAATGCGACGACTGAAGTGGATTTGTTTGGGCAATGCGCTTCCGAAACCGTAGGCGGAAAATACTATTCTTCAAGCGGTGGCCAAATCGATTTTGCACGGGGTGTACGGTTTGCGGAAAACGGAAAAGGTTATATCTGCATGCAGTCCACTGCTAAAAACGAAACCATTTCACGGATAAAATTGCAACTCGCACCGGGATCAGTAGTGACGACCGGAAAAAATGACGTTGACAGCATTGTAACGGAATACGGCATCGCACGTCTCCATGGTGTGTCCATATCAGAACGGGCTAAACGGCTGATTGCCATCGCCCATCCAAATTTCCGAGAAGAGCTGCTGTTTGATGCGAAAAAGAACGGTATTATAATTTAA
- a CDS encoding MarR family winged helix-turn-helix transcriptional regulator, with amino-acid sequence MQNLLFHEIHQQSRLSVKEVNEALKEFDLYSSQWSILFCLKQFSSMTQKEIWQYLNVEAPTVTRTLTRLEESGWVIRKEGTDKRERIVQLSARAEKVVPKIEKRVLEVEENLVSSLSEDEQKLLIELLKKIKK; translated from the coding sequence ATGCAGAATTTACTGTTCCATGAAATTCATCAGCAGTCACGATTGTCAGTTAAAGAAGTAAATGAGGCGTTGAAAGAATTTGATTTGTATAGTTCCCAGTGGTCGATTCTTTTTTGCTTAAAGCAATTCAGTTCTATGACGCAAAAAGAAATCTGGCAGTATTTGAATGTAGAAGCTCCCACGGTTACGAGAACTTTAACGAGGCTGGAAGAAAGTGGATGGGTTATCCGGAAAGAAGGAACAGATAAGCGGGAACGCATCGTTCAATTGTCCGCACGGGCAGAGAAAGTTGTCCCGAAAATCGAAAAGCGGGTTTTAGAAGTGGAAGAGAACCTGGTTTCTTCTTTATCGGAAGATGAGCAGAAGCTTCTGATTGAATTGCTTAAAAAAATAAAGAAATAA
- a CDS encoding MFS transporter: protein MTERRPIWTKSFINISISTFFIFIVFYALLTFIPIYVLTDMEGTATQGGLAVSAFLISAIIMRFFAGLILEKYGKKKILVISVLMFTISTILYVFIGGFTALLFLRFFHGIWFGLVTTVAGAIAADIVPPERRGEGLGYYGIAMNLAIVAGPFIALTLQPFMAARSIFAVLGVIMAIGFFCALWVKVDETPIAAKEEKRKLGFNDFVEKKAVPIASVSFFASFAYASIISFISVYAASLGLIETASFFFVVYAVAMLLVRPFSGRLFDSVGPNIVIIPSLIMFAVGLFALSQTESAWMFLLSGALVGIGYGTLLPSFQTLAIQAADKHRSGYATGTFFALYDFGIAIGSISLGIIVAAFGYSNLYLILSVFVLCTVFYYMWIMKKQKTAAS, encoded by the coding sequence ATGACTGAAAGAAGACCTATTTGGACAAAAAGTTTTATCAATATATCAATAAGTACGTTTTTTATTTTTATTGTATTTTATGCTTTATTAACGTTTATCCCCATTTATGTTCTGACTGACATGGAAGGCACTGCAACACAAGGAGGCTTAGCTGTATCAGCTTTCTTGATCTCAGCTATTATCATGCGCTTTTTTGCAGGTTTGATTTTGGAGAAATACGGAAAGAAAAAGATTTTGGTTATCAGCGTACTGATGTTCACCATCAGCACCATTCTCTACGTTTTCATAGGAGGGTTCACAGCTCTATTGTTTCTGCGTTTTTTCCATGGCATCTGGTTTGGCTTAGTAACTACAGTTGCCGGTGCGATTGCAGCGGATATCGTACCGCCGGAACGCCGTGGCGAAGGGCTGGGCTATTATGGGATCGCTATGAACCTGGCTATTGTAGCGGGGCCTTTTATCGCGTTAACTTTACAGCCCTTTATGGCTGCACGAAGCATTTTTGCTGTTCTCGGGGTCATTATGGCCATCGGGTTCTTCTGTGCTTTATGGGTTAAGGTAGACGAAACTCCGATAGCAGCCAAAGAAGAAAAGCGCAAACTGGGATTCAATGATTTTGTAGAGAAAAAAGCAGTGCCCATTGCAAGCGTCAGCTTTTTTGCTTCATTTGCCTATGCCAGTATCATCTCATTCATCTCAGTATATGCAGCATCGTTGGGCTTGATCGAAACGGCCAGCTTTTTCTTTGTGGTATACGCAGTGGCTATGCTGTTAGTCAGACCTTTTAGCGGTCGGCTTTTCGATTCGGTAGGACCCAATATTGTGATAATCCCTTCTCTGATCATGTTTGCCGTTGGCCTGTTTGCGCTTAGCCAAACCGAATCTGCATGGATGTTCCTGCTATCCGGTGCCTTAGTCGGAATTGGTTACGGCACATTGCTGCCAAGCTTTCAGACGCTGGCCATTCAAGCAGCCGACAAACACCGGAGCGGTTATGCGACAGGTACGTTTTTTGCTTTATACGATTTCGGAATTGCCATCGGTTCCATTTCGCTCGGAATCATTGTCGCAGCATTCGGCTATTCGAATTTATACTTAATACTGTCTGTTTTTGTTTTATGCACCGTCTTCTACTATATGTGGATCATGAAAAAGCAAAAAACTGCAGCCAGCTAA
- a CDS encoding 2-keto-4-pentenoate hydratase has protein sequence MESIDFNSQKMADILYDAYLHNKQIAKELIPAFLKKDDAYKLQHMLTAKKAVEADEQLAGYKISLTSPETQKLFGSETPLYGALTTSALSGGTVSLEAMSSPLIEIELIFLIKEGLSVEDDVQTILEKTLVAPGIEVPDSRFEDWFPKITLGQVIADSAVAGKIIAGKPVEGLTYEQLTDLKGTLRFNGEEIASANSSAVLDHPVNAVKWLITELEGHGLKLEKGMSVSSGTFILPHKLEKGVYTASYEGIGEVTLNVI, from the coding sequence ATGGAATCCATTGACTTCAACAGCCAGAAAATGGCCGATATTCTTTACGACGCTTATTTACATAATAAACAAATCGCAAAAGAGCTGATTCCCGCTTTTTTGAAAAAAGACGATGCTTACAAACTTCAGCACATGTTGACAGCTAAAAAAGCAGTCGAAGCCGATGAACAGCTGGCGGGCTATAAAATTAGTTTAACCAGCCCCGAAACTCAAAAATTATTTGGTTCAGAGACACCTTTATACGGTGCCTTGACCACTTCAGCATTAAGCGGCGGAACCGTTAGCCTGGAAGCGATGTCTTCTCCTTTAATCGAGATTGAATTGATTTTTCTTATTAAAGAAGGTTTATCCGTGGAAGACGATGTTCAAACTATTCTAGAGAAAACACTAGTTGCTCCTGGCATCGAAGTGCCCGACTCCCGTTTCGAGGACTGGTTCCCTAAAATCACTCTAGGGCAAGTTATCGCAGACAGTGCAGTAGCTGGAAAGATTATTGCCGGAAAACCAGTAGAAGGTTTGACGTACGAACAATTAACAGATCTCAAAGGAACCTTGCGCTTTAACGGGGAAGAAATCGCATCTGCTAATTCTTCAGCGGTCCTGGACCATCCCGTAAATGCTGTAAAATGGCTCATAACTGAATTGGAGGGACATGGCTTGAAGCTTGAAAAAGGCATGTCTGTTTCATCCGGCACTTTCATTCTTCCTCATAAATTGGAAAAAGGCGTCTACACTGCCAGCTATGAAGGCATTGGAGAAGTCACATTAAATGTTATTTAA